The proteins below come from a single Paracoccus sp. SCSIO 75233 genomic window:
- a CDS encoding CvpA family protein, which translates to MDGFTLIDGIVAAVIILSAILAYARGFVRESLSILGWIAAAVLAFIFAGAMRPIIAQIPVLNQFLGDSCELATIVAFAVVFALALVLFSILTPLFSSVVQRSALGGVDQGMGFLFGVARGILLVAIAFIVYDRVMTSGTVPMVDNSRSAKVLERMTGTLDQEIPQDAPGWITNRYNQLVAGCIGDGITPAEATTPASGASGASEATPAN; encoded by the coding sequence ATGGACGGCTTTACCCTCATCGACGGCATCGTTGCTGCTGTCATCATATTGTCGGCGATCCTCGCCTATGCGCGGGGCTTCGTGCGCGAATCGCTGTCTATTCTGGGCTGGATCGCGGCGGCTGTGCTGGCCTTCATCTTCGCCGGGGCGATGCGACCGATCATCGCACAGATCCCGGTGCTAAACCAGTTTCTGGGCGACAGCTGCGAGCTTGCAACGATCGTCGCTTTTGCCGTGGTCTTCGCGCTGGCGCTGGTGCTGTTCTCCATCCTGACGCCGCTGTTTTCATCGGTCGTGCAACGCTCCGCGCTTGGCGGGGTGGATCAGGGCATGGGGTTCCTGTTCGGCGTGGCGCGCGGCATCCTGCTGGTTGCGATTGCCTTCATCGTTTATGACCGGGTGATGACCTCGGGCACGGTGCCGATGGTGGATAACTCCCGCTCGGCCAAGGTGCTGGAACGGATGACCGGCACGCTGGATCAGGAAATCCCGCAGGATGCGCCGGGCTGGATCACAAACCGTTACAATCAACTGGTCGCGGGCTGCATCGGCGACGGGATTACCCCGGCAGAGGCCACCACACCGGCCAGCGGGGCCAGCGGGGCCAGCGAAGCGACGCCGGCGAACTGA
- the purF gene encoding amidophosphoribosyltransferase, translating into MKAFFADPFDDDRLHEECGVFGVIGVAEAANFVALGLHALQHRGQEAGGIISHDAERGFNSAHRFGYVRDNFTKQSLMETLPGPLAIGHVRYSTAGSKAAHIRDVQPFFGEFSMGGCAVAHNGNITNASALRRELIERGSIFQSSSDSECIIHLMARSLQRNIPERMKDALRRVEGAFSVIAMTRTKLIGVRDPLGVRPLVIGKLGDDGFALSSETCGLDIIGAEFLREVEPGEMVVISKGNIESFRPFAPSNSRFCIFEHVYFSRPDSIIGGRSVYETRRQIGVELAREAPVEADLVCPVPDSGTPAAIGFAQESGIPYGMGIIRNQYMGRTFIEPTDQIRNMGVRLKLNVNRSLIAGKRVVLVDDSVVRGTTSRKIKDMIIDAGAKEVHFRIASPPTAWPCFYGVDTPEREKLLAAQMTPEKMREWIGVDSLTFVSLDGLYRAAGEAAGRNAACPQYCDACFSGDYPVAPFDQLERGFQMKDGSESTTSHAAE; encoded by the coding sequence ATGAAAGCTTTCTTCGCCGATCCGTTCGATGATGACAGGCTGCACGAGGAATGCGGCGTTTTCGGTGTGATCGGGGTCGCGGAGGCGGCGAATTTCGTCGCACTCGGGCTGCATGCCTTGCAGCACCGGGGGCAGGAAGCGGGCGGCATCATCAGCCACGACGCCGAGCGCGGCTTCAACTCTGCCCATCGATTCGGCTATGTGCGCGATAACTTCACCAAGCAATCGCTGATGGAGACGCTGCCGGGGCCGCTGGCCATCGGGCATGTGCGTTACTCGACCGCCGGGTCCAAGGCCGCCCATATCCGCGATGTGCAGCCCTTTTTCGGCGAGTTCAGCATGGGCGGCTGCGCGGTCGCCCATAACGGCAACATCACCAACGCCAGCGCGCTGCGCCGCGAGCTGATCGAGCGGGGCTCCATCTTTCAGTCCAGCAGCGATTCCGAGTGCATCATTCATCTGATGGCGCGCTCGCTGCAACGCAATATCCCTGAACGGATGAAGGACGCGCTGCGCCGGGTCGAGGGGGCGTTTTCGGTGATCGCCATGACCCGGACGAAGCTGATCGGGGTGCGCGATCCGCTGGGTGTGCGGCCGCTGGTCATCGGCAAGCTGGGGGATGACGGTTTCGCGCTGTCATCCGAAACCTGCGGTCTGGACATTATCGGCGCGGAGTTCCTTCGCGAGGTGGAACCGGGCGAAATGGTGGTGATCTCCAAGGGCAATATCGAGAGTTTCCGCCCCTTTGCGCCCAGCAATTCGCGGTTCTGCATCTTCGAGCATGTGTATTTCTCGCGGCCCGATTCGATCATCGGCGGCCGCTCGGTCTATGAAACCCGCCGCCAGATCGGGGTGGAACTGGCCCGCGAAGCGCCGGTGGAGGCGGATCTGGTCTGCCCGGTGCCCGATTCGGGAACGCCCGCGGCCATCGGTTTTGCGCAGGAATCGGGCATTCCCTATGGGATGGGAATTATCCGGAACCAGTATATGGGCCGGACCTTCATCGAGCCGACAGATCAGATCCGCAATATGGGGGTGCGGCTGAAGCTGAACGTGAACCGCTCACTGATTGCGGGGAAACGCGTGGTGCTGGTCGACGATTCGGTCGTGCGCGGCACCACCAGCCGCAAAATCAAGGACATGATCATCGATGCCGGTGCGAAGGAGGTGCATTTCCGCATCGCCTCCCCCCCCACAGCCTGGCCGTGTTTCTACGGCGTCGACACGCCGGAGCGGGAAAAACTGCTCGCCGCGCAGATGACGCCCGAGAAGATGCGTGAATGGATCGGCGTCGACAGCCTGACCTTTGTGTCGCTCGACGGGCTGTATCGCGCTGCGGGAGAGGCTGCGGGGCGCAATGCCGCCTGCCCGCAATATTGCGACGCCTGTTTCTCCGGCGACTATCCGGTCGCACCGTTCGATCAGCTGGAGCGTGGGTTCCAGATGAAAGACGGCTCCGAAAGCACGACAAGCCACGCGGCAGAATAA
- the zapA gene encoding cell division protein ZapA, whose product MDVTFTIGHKEYTVQAQDGEERLLRRAAGLLNEEAEKIVEQAGRMPEPRLLLLAGLMLADRLSSMEDRALAAERDINRAKSAGGTASDVLDSVSELADRAEALADKAEQRKPSET is encoded by the coding sequence ATGGATGTCACCTTCACGATTGGCCATAAAGAATACACAGTGCAGGCGCAGGACGGTGAAGAACGCCTGCTGCGCCGCGCCGCCGGTCTGCTGAATGAGGAAGCCGAAAAAATCGTGGAGCAGGCGGGCCGTATGCCGGAGCCGCGGCTGCTGTTGCTGGCGGGTCTGATGCTGGCTGACCGCCTGTCCTCGATGGAAGACCGGGCGCTCGCGGCGGAGCGTGACATAAACCGCGCCAAAAGCGCCGGCGGTACGGCATCTGACGTTCTCGATTCGGTCTCGGAACTTGCTGACCGGGCCGAAGCCTTGGCCGACAAGGCTGAGCAACGGAAGCCATCCGAAACCTGA
- a CDS encoding BCCT family transporter — protein sequence MSDPNDPQQRTAVDPHKNQPGHPGDPAYEEPILDGRYDDAVEEEPIPTPEGPTEVIETDYEIGQDNLNHEFKLEFDIHKPVFTISALAILVVTFASLIFQQQLDPFFAGMRDWLTSNLAWFFILSGNIFVLLCIGLIISPLGSVRLGGPEATPDFTLTGWFAMLFAAGMGIGLMFYGVSEPMSHFNSSLAGPVVENGVRTDWAPLAGAAGDEIGARRLGMAATIYHWGLHPWAIYAVVALALALFSFNKGLPLTMRSVFYPILGERIWGWPGHIIDILAVFATIFGLATSLGFGAQQATAGLDFLFGIPANNTSMVLLIVAISAVATFSVIAGVDKGVKRLSEINMVLAFLLLLFVIFVGPTMAIVTGFFANLKAYAQEIIPLSNPFGRDDDNFRHGWTAFYWAWWISWSPFVGMFIARVSRGRTVRQFLTAVLLVPAIISVLWMTTFGGTAITMTLNGFTGITDAALELKLFQMLSQLPLTQITSFIGIVLVVVFFITSSDSGSLVIDTIAAGGKVNSPVPQRVFWCTVEGLVAIALLLAGGLGALQAMAVSTGFPFTIVLLGACWAIVKGLMGERREVGDSDEQGHNATA from the coding sequence ATGTCTGATCCCAACGATCCGCAGCAGCGGACGGCGGTTGATCCCCATAAAAATCAGCCGGGCCATCCCGGTGATCCCGCCTATGAAGAACCGATCCTCGATGGTCGCTATGACGATGCCGTGGAGGAGGAGCCGATTCCGACCCCCGAAGGCCCGACCGAGGTGATCGAGACGGATTACGAAATCGGCCAGGATAACCTCAATCACGAATTCAAGCTGGAATTCGATATTCACAAGCCTGTTTTCACCATTTCCGCGCTGGCCATTCTGGTTGTCACCTTCGCCTCGCTGATCTTCCAGCAGCAACTCGACCCGTTTTTCGCGGGAATGCGTGACTGGCTGACCAGTAATCTGGCGTGGTTCTTCATCCTTTCGGGCAATATCTTCGTGCTGCTCTGCATCGGGTTGATCATCTCTCCGCTCGGCAGTGTCCGCCTCGGCGGGCCGGAGGCGACGCCGGATTTCACCCTGACCGGCTGGTTCGCGATGCTTTTCGCCGCCGGTATGGGCATCGGGCTGATGTTTTACGGCGTCTCCGAACCGATGAGCCATTTCAACAGCTCGCTCGCCGGTCCGGTGGTCGAGAATGGCGTGCGGACCGACTGGGCCCCGCTGGCAGGCGCCGCCGGGGATGAGATCGGTGCGCGCAGGCTCGGCATGGCGGCGACGATCTATCACTGGGGTCTGCACCCCTGGGCGATCTATGCGGTTGTCGCGCTGGCACTGGCGCTGTTCTCGTTCAACAAGGGGCTGCCGCTGACCATGCGTTCGGTGTTCTACCCGATCTTGGGGGAACGGATCTGGGGCTGGCCGGGCCATATCATCGACATCCTCGCCGTCTTTGCGACCATCTTCGGTCTGGCAACGTCGCTTGGCTTCGGTGCGCAACAGGCGACGGCGGGTCTCGACTTCCTGTTCGGTATCCCGGCGAACAATACCAGCATGGTGCTGCTGATCGTGGCGATCTCTGCGGTCGCGACCTTCTCGGTCATCGCGGGCGTCGACAAGGGTGTGAAACGCCTGTCGGAGATCAATATGGTGCTGGCCTTCCTGCTGCTGCTGTTCGTGATCTTTGTCGGGCCGACAATGGCGATCGTCACCGGCTTCTTCGCCAATCTGAAAGCCTACGCGCAGGAGATCATCCCGCTGTCGAACCCGTTCGGGCGCGATGACGATAATTTCCGCCACGGCTGGACGGCGTTCTACTGGGCGTGGTGGATCAGCTGGTCACCGTTCGTCGGCATGTTCATCGCACGCGTCTCGCGCGGCCGGACGGTGCGGCAGTTCCTGACGGCGGTGCTGCTGGTGCCCGCGATCATCTCCGTGCTGTGGATGACCACCTTCGGCGGCACGGCGATCACCATGACGCTGAACGGCTTCACCGGCATCACCGATGCGGCACTTGAGCTGAAACTGTTCCAGATGCTGTCTCAGCTTCCGCTGACCCAGATCACCAGCTTCATCGGGATCGTGCTGGTGGTGGTGTTCTTCATCACCTCCTCCGATTCCGGCTCGCTGGTGATCGACACCATCGCGGCAGGCGGCAAGGTCAACTCGCCAGTGCCGCAGCGCGTCTTCTGGTGCACGGTCGAGGGCCTCGTGGCCATCGCCCTGCTGCTCGCCGGGGGGCTTGGCGCACTTCAGGCGATGGCGGTCTCGACCGGATTTCCGTTCACCATCGTGCTTCTCGGGGCCTGTTGGGCCATCGTGAAGGGCCTGATGGGCGAGCGGCGTGAGGTCGGCGACTCCGACGAGCAGGGTCATAACGCCACGGCATAG
- the hisB gene encoding imidazoleglycerol-phosphate dehydratase HisB, which translates to MRQAKIIRNTAETQIELEVNLDGTGVYHNQTGVGFFDHMLDQLSRHSLIDLRVTVQGDLHVDDHHTVEDTGIALGQALVQALGDKKGIRRYGSFLLAMDDALVRAALDLSARPYLVWNVDFPTAKIGSFDTELVREFFQALSTHGGITLHVDALHGINSHHIAEASFKAVARALREAVEPDPRMGDALPSTKGAL; encoded by the coding sequence ATGCGGCAGGCGAAAATTATCCGCAACACGGCGGAAACGCAGATCGAGCTTGAGGTCAATCTGGACGGCACCGGGGTGTATCACAACCAGACCGGGGTCGGGTTCTTCGATCACATGCTGGACCAGCTTTCCCGCCATTCGCTGATCGATTTGCGCGTGACTGTGCAGGGCGATCTGCATGTCGACGATCACCACACGGTCGAGGATACCGGCATTGCGCTCGGGCAGGCCCTGGTGCAGGCGCTCGGCGACAAGAAGGGCATTCGCCGTTACGGGTCGTTCCTGCTGGCGATGGATGACGCGCTGGTGCGCGCGGCGCTCGATCTGTCGGCGCGGCCTTATCTGGTGTGGAACGTGGATTTTCCGACCGCGAAGATCGGCAGTTTCGACACGGAGCTTGTGCGGGAGTTCTTTCAGGCGCTGTCGACCCACGGTGGCATCACCCTGCATGTCGACGCGCTGCACGGCATCAACAGCCACCATATTGCCGAGGCGAGCTTCAAGGCCGTCGCCCGCGCCTTGCGCGAAGCGGTCGAGCCCGATCCGCGGATGGGCGATGCGCTGCCATCCACCAAGGGCGCTTTGTGA
- the hisH gene encoding imidazole glycerol phosphate synthase subunit HisH — MQVALVDYDSGNLHSAEKAFALMGRETGVEVVVTSDPDIVARADRIVLPGDGAFPACKAALDAVPGMVEALEDAVIRRAVPFMGICVGMQMLADLGHEYRETAGLGWIGGEIEAIRPADASLKVPHMGWNDLQLRGTHPVLGGVRDGDHAYFVHGWQFHTADQSHLLADVDYGGPVTAVVGRDNIIGTQFHPEKSQAVGLRIIANFLSWRP; from the coding sequence ATGCAGGTCGCGCTTGTCGATTACGACAGCGGCAATCTGCATTCGGCGGAGAAGGCCTTCGCCCTGATGGGACGCGAGACGGGGGTGGAGGTCGTGGTGACCTCCGATCCCGACATCGTGGCCCGCGCCGACCGGATCGTGCTGCCCGGGGACGGGGCGTTTCCGGCCTGCAAGGCGGCGCTCGATGCGGTGCCGGGGATGGTGGAGGCCTTGGAGGACGCCGTCATCCGGCGGGCGGTGCCGTTCATGGGGATCTGTGTCGGCATGCAGATGCTGGCCGATCTGGGGCATGAATATCGCGAAACCGCCGGGCTGGGCTGGATCGGGGGCGAGATCGAGGCGATCCGCCCCGCCGACGCCTCCCTGAAAGTCCCTCATATGGGCTGGAACGACCTGCAGCTGCGCGGCACGCATCCGGTTCTGGGCGGCGTACGCGACGGCGATCACGCTTATTTCGTTCATGGCTGGCAATTCCACACAGCGGATCAGTCGCATCTGCTGGCCGATGTGGATTATGGCGGGCCGGTCACAGCCGTTGTCGGGCGCGACAATATCATCGGCACCCAGTTCCACCCGGAGAAATCTCAGGCGGTCGGGCTGCGCATCATCGCGAATTTCCTGAGCTGGCGGCCGTAA
- a CDS encoding DUF2147 domain-containing protein, producing the protein MKTLAIAAAFGLFATAAAADPIEGLWQTQPDEGAFAYVQIGPCGGAYCGTITRTFRNGGEEFQSPNIGKQIVMNMAPQGGGNYRGKVLRPADGKIYNGKATVSGSSMSLAGCVAGGLICKSQNWAKLN; encoded by the coding sequence ATGAAGACACTCGCCATCGCCGCCGCATTCGGCCTTTTCGCAACCGCCGCTGCTGCCGATCCGATTGAAGGGCTGTGGCAGACCCAGCCGGATGAGGGAGCTTTCGCCTATGTCCAGATCGGCCCGTGTGGCGGGGCCTATTGCGGCACCATCACCCGGACCTTCCGCAATGGCGGCGAGGAATTTCAGTCGCCCAATATCGGCAAGCAGATCGTGATGAACATGGCCCCGCAGGGCGGCGGTAACTATCGCGGCAAGGTGCTGCGCCCCGCAGATGGCAAGATCTATAACGGCAAGGCGACGGTCAGCGGCAGTTCCATGAGCCTCGCAGGCTGCGTGGCAGGCGGGCTGATCTGCAAAAGCCAGAACTGGGCAAAACTGAACTGA
- the hisA gene encoding 1-(5-phosphoribosyl)-5-[(5-phosphoribosylamino)methylideneamino]imidazole-4-carboxamide isomerase yields MILYPAIDLKDGNCVRLLRGDMEAATVFGTDPAAQAKAFQDAGAEWLHLVDLNGAFAGQPVNAAAVEAILAATDIPAQLGGGIRDMATIEMWLSKGLKRVILGTVAVENPDLVRQAGTAFPGQVAVGIDARKGLVATKGWAEETGVEATDLARSFEDAGVAAIIYTDIDRDGAMGGPNTEATEALARAVSIPVIASGGVSSMDDLIRLRDTGVIAGAISGRALYDGALDLTTALAALRQ; encoded by the coding sequence ATGATCCTTTATCCCGCAATCGATCTGAAAGACGGTAACTGCGTCCGGCTGCTGCGCGGCGATATGGAAGCCGCGACCGTGTTCGGCACCGATCCGGCGGCGCAGGCGAAGGCATTTCAGGATGCCGGGGCGGAGTGGCTGCATCTGGTCGATCTGAACGGTGCTTTCGCAGGGCAGCCGGTGAATGCCGCAGCGGTCGAGGCAATTCTGGCTGCCACCGACATACCTGCCCAGCTTGGCGGCGGCATTCGCGATATGGCCACCATCGAGATGTGGCTGTCGAAAGGGCTGAAACGCGTCATCCTCGGCACGGTCGCGGTCGAGAACCCCGATCTGGTGCGGCAGGCTGGTACAGCCTTTCCGGGTCAGGTCGCGGTCGGCATAGACGCCCGCAAGGGCCTCGTCGCCACAAAGGGCTGGGCCGAGGAAACCGGGGTTGAGGCCACCGACCTCGCCCGCAGCTTCGAAGATGCCGGGGTCGCCGCGATCATCTACACCGACATCGACCGTGACGGCGCAATGGGCGGCCCGAATACCGAGGCGACGGAGGCACTGGCCCGTGCCGTCTCGATCCCGGTCATCGCTTCGGGCGGGGTCTCGTCGATGGACGACCTGATCCGGCTGCGCGACACCGGCGTCATTGCCGGAGCCATCTCGGGCCGCGCCCTTTATGACGGCGCGCTCGACCTCACAACCGCACTTGCGGCGCTCAGACAATAG
- the hisF gene encoding imidazole glycerol phosphate synthase subunit HisF: MLKTRIIPCLDVADGRVVKGVNFVDLIDAGDPVEAAKAYDAAGADEITFLDIHATHENRGTMFDVVTRTAEQCFVPLTVGGGVRTHEDVRALLLAGADKVSFNSAAVANPDVIAEAADRFGSQCIVCAIDAKTVADGSWQIFTHGGRRPTGIDAVEFARLIAAKGAGEILLTSMDRDGTKSGFNLSLTRAISDAVDIPVIASGGVGTLDHLVEGVTKGGASAVLAASIFHFGTYTIGEAKAHMAAAGIPVRLT, encoded by the coding sequence TTGCTCAAGACGCGTATCATACCCTGTCTGGACGTGGCCGATGGTCGCGTGGTGAAGGGTGTCAATTTCGTCGATCTCATCGACGCGGGCGACCCGGTCGAAGCCGCGAAAGCCTATGACGCCGCGGGCGCGGATGAGATCACATTCCTCGACATCCATGCCACCCATGAAAATCGCGGAACGATGTTTGACGTCGTGACGCGCACGGCGGAGCAATGTTTCGTGCCGCTGACCGTCGGTGGCGGGGTGCGGACGCATGAGGATGTGCGCGCGCTGCTGTTGGCCGGGGCGGACAAGGTGTCGTTCAACTCCGCCGCCGTGGCGAACCCGGATGTGATTGCGGAGGCGGCGGATCGGTTCGGCAGCCAATGCATCGTTTGCGCCATCGATGCCAAGACGGTCGCAGATGGAAGCTGGCAGATATTCACGCATGGCGGGCGCAGGCCAACCGGCATCGACGCTGTCGAGTTTGCGCGGCTGATCGCCGCCAAGGGTGCGGGGGAAATCCTGCTGACCTCAATGGACCGGGACGGAACGAAATCGGGTTTCAATCTGTCCCTGACACGCGCGATCTCGGATGCCGTGGATATTCCGGTGATCGCATCGGGCGGGGTCGGCACGCTGGATCATTTGGTGGAAGGCGTGACCAAGGGCGGGGCAAGCGCCGTGCTGGCCGCATCGATCTTCCATTTCGGCACCTACACCATTGGCGAGGCAAAGGCGCATATGGCCGCCGCCGGTATCCCTGTGAGGCTGACATGA
- a CDS encoding phosphoribosyl-ATP diphosphatase, giving the protein MSDYDAFARLDATIAARKGGDAEASWTAKLLARGPEKCAEKFGEEAVEAIIEAVKGDREKLRAEAADAVYHLAVMLAARGLSLADIATELSRREGRSGVEEKASRG; this is encoded by the coding sequence ATGAGCGATTACGACGCATTCGCGCGGCTGGACGCCACCATTGCAGCCCGCAAGGGCGGTGACGCGGAGGCAAGCTGGACCGCAAAACTGCTGGCTCGCGGCCCGGAAAAATGTGCCGAAAAATTTGGCGAGGAAGCCGTCGAGGCGATTATCGAGGCCGTGAAAGGCGACCGCGAGAAGCTGCGGGCGGAGGCTGCGGATGCAGTCTACCATCTGGCCGTGATGCTCGCCGCGCGCGGGCTTTCACTGGCCGATATCGCGACGGAGCTGTCCCGGCGGGAGGGGCGTTCCGGCGTTGAGGAAAAGGCTAGCCGCGGTTGA
- the accB gene encoding acetyl-CoA carboxylase biotin carboxyl carrier protein, with translation MTADAKSGKQHEGDVAFIQSLAELLNSNDLSELSVKREYGENDRLTVSLSKYAKQVMAPQAVAAPAAPVAAAPQGPAAPATPTATPGATSDDPADLPGAVTSPMVGTAYLAAEPGATPFVSIGQKVSEGETLLIVEAMKTMNHIPSPKSGTVKRILVDDGSPVEYGAPLMVVE, from the coding sequence ATGACCGCAGACGCCAAATCCGGCAAGCAGCACGAAGGCGACGTTGCTTTCATTCAATCGCTGGCCGAGCTGCTCAACAGCAACGACCTTTCCGAGCTTTCGGTGAAGCGCGAATATGGCGAGAATGACCGCCTGACCGTCAGCCTGTCGAAATATGCAAAACAGGTGATGGCCCCGCAGGCCGTGGCGGCCCCCGCTGCGCCTGTCGCAGCCGCCCCGCAGGGCCCTGCCGCCCCGGCCACGCCAACCGCAACGCCGGGTGCCACGAGCGACGATCCGGCGGATCTGCCGGGTGCCGTGACCTCGCCTATGGTGGGGACGGCTTACCTTGCGGCTGAGCCGGGCGCGACGCCGTTCGTCTCCATCGGGCAGAAGGTCAGCGAGGGCGAAACACTGCTGATCGTCGAGGCGATGAAGACGATGAACCATATTCCGTCGCCCAAATCCGGCACGGTGAAGCGTATCCTTGTCGATGACGGCAGCCCGGTCGAATACGGCGCGCCCCTGATGGTCGTGGAATGA
- the accC gene encoding acetyl-CoA carboxylase biotin carboxylase subunit yields MFDKILIANRGEIALRVIRACREMGIPSVAVHSTADTNAMHVRMADESVCIGPNSSAQSYLNPAAVIAACEISGAQAVHPGYGFLSENAGFAQMLEDHGITFIGPKAEHIRIMGDKITAKDTAKELGIPVVPGSDGGVNEVEDAKRVAAEIGYPVIIKATAGGGGRGMKVAEDESGLEVAFRTARSEAKAAFGNPDVYIEKYLQKPRHIEIQVFGDGKGNAVHLGERDCSLQRRHQKVLEEAPGPSITPEERQRIGTICADAMKKLGYIGAGTIEFLYEDGEFYFIEMNTRLQVEHPVTEAIFGVDLVREQIRVAAGEEMELAQDDLTINGHAIEVRINAEKLPNFSPSPGRITQFHAPGGLGVRIDSAIFDGYVIPPYYDSLIGKLIVHGRDRPEALARLSRALSELIVDGVDTTMPLFDALLQEPDILTGNYSIHWLERWLAANTPA; encoded by the coding sequence ATGTTTGACAAGATCCTGATTGCCAATCGCGGCGAAATCGCGCTGCGGGTGATCCGCGCCTGCCGCGAGATGGGTATCCCCTCGGTCGCGGTGCATTCGACGGCGGACACCAATGCCATGCATGTCCGCATGGCCGACGAATCGGTCTGCATCGGGCCGAATTCCTCCGCGCAGTCCTATCTGAACCCGGCGGCGGTCATCGCGGCATGCGAGATCAGCGGCGCGCAGGCGGTCCATCCCGGCTATGGTTTCCTGTCGGAAAACGCCGGTTTCGCGCAGATGCTGGAAGATCATGGCATCACCTTCATCGGCCCCAAGGCGGAGCATATCCGCATCATGGGCGACAAGATCACCGCCAAGGACACGGCTAAGGAGCTTGGCATCCCGGTCGTTCCCGGCTCTGACGGCGGGGTGAACGAGGTGGAGGACGCCAAGCGCGTCGCCGCCGAGATCGGCTATCCGGTCATCATCAAGGCAACCGCAGGCGGCGGCGGTCGCGGCATGAAGGTCGCGGAGGACGAAAGCGGGCTTGAGGTCGCCTTCCGCACCGCCCGGTCAGAGGCGAAGGCGGCATTCGGCAACCCGGATGTCTATATCGAGAAATATCTTCAGAAGCCGCGCCATATCGAAATTCAGGTCTTCGGCGACGGCAAGGGCAATGCCGTTCATCTGGGCGAGCGGGATTGTTCCCTGCAACGTCGGCATCAGAAGGTGCTGGAGGAGGCCCCCGGCCCCTCGATCACGCCAGAGGAACGCCAGCGAATCGGGACGATCTGCGCCGATGCGATGAAGAAGCTCGGCTATATCGGCGCGGGCACCATCGAGTTCCTTTATGAGGACGGCGAGTTCTATTTCATCGAGATGAACACCCGCTTGCAGGTCGAGCATCCCGTGACCGAGGCGATATTCGGCGTCGACCTGGTCCGCGAACAGATCCGCGTCGCCGCGGGCGAGGAAATGGAGCTGGCGCAGGACGATCTGACCATCAACGGCCATGCCATTGAGGTCAGGATCAATGCCGAGAAACTGCCGAATTTCAGCCCCAGCCCCGGAAGGATTACCCAGTTTCACGCCCCCGGCGGGCTTGGGGTGCGTATCGACAGCGCGATTTTCGACGGCTATGTCATCCCGCCCTATTACGACAGCCTTATCGGCAAGCTGATCGTTCACGGGCGCGACCGGCCCGAGGCGCTGGCGCGGCTGAGCCGTGCCTTGTCAGAACTGATCGTGGACGGTGTCGACACGACCATGCCGCTGTTTGACGCGCTTCTGCAGGAGCCCGACATCCTGACGGGCAATTACTCGATCCATTGGCTGGAACGGTGGCTGGCGGCGAATACCCCGGCCTGA
- the aat gene encoding leucyl/phenylalanyl-tRNA--protein transferase: MLWGYANGIFPMAVSASDPVLHWFDPQQRGILPVGGVHVSRSMRRHLRRCTWHFTLNHDFVSVVEYCAEREETWINATLFSLYEELFELGHAHSLEIWEGDELIGGIFGLTIGGAFFGESMFSRRTNASKTALIIISEHLSACGFTLFDTQYPTEHLQSLGGKAISRAAYRRRLSRAIRISADIEARPLPDLQAVLQASTQTS; this comes from the coding sequence ATGCTGTGGGGTTATGCAAACGGCATTTTCCCCATGGCGGTGTCCGCAAGCGATCCGGTTTTGCACTGGTTCGATCCGCAGCAGCGTGGAATTTTGCCCGTCGGCGGCGTGCATGTCTCGCGGTCGATGCGCCGCCATTTGCGCCGCTGTACATGGCATTTCACTCTGAACCATGACTTCGTCTCGGTTGTCGAATACTGCGCCGAACGGGAAGAAACATGGATCAATGCCACCCTGTTTTCACTCTACGAAGAGCTTTTCGAGCTCGGTCACGCCCATTCTCTGGAAATATGGGAGGGTGACGAGTTGATCGGTGGCATCTTCGGCCTCACGATCGGCGGTGCATTTTTCGGGGAAAGCATGTTTTCGCGGCGGACCAATGCCTCAAAAACCGCACTCATCATCATATCGGAGCATCTGAGTGCCTGCGGTTTTACGCTGTTCGATACGCAATACCCGACCGAACATCTGCAATCCCTGGGTGGCAAGGCCATCTCACGGGCGGCTTACCGGCGCCGCCTCTCACGGGCCATTCGCATCAGCGCGGATATCGAGGCTCGTCCGCTGCCCGATCTTCAGGCCGTTCTGCAGGCCAGCACCCAGACGTCGTAG